From Staphylothermus hellenicus DSM 12710, a single genomic window includes:
- a CDS encoding potassium transporter TrkG yields MTTISTGGFSRISFFNNGYIFVPLILMFISAQPLAMYYLLFRGKLREILRDPQLTSFVLFTIIGFILISITVGNINSETLFQVISALSTTGFSAINNKLLSDPAKFALSILMIIGAGFGSTGGGLKQLRIVIIFKSILANIKRLYMPKDAVIQVKIRDKVVPSFEIMFAYTLLGIYVIVLIVSAYIVSLYGYSIVDSFFEVSSALATTGLSVGISSPALPIIPKLILIIDMWLGRVEIIPFIIVLTNLYYSIKKR; encoded by the coding sequence TTGACAACTATTAGCACGGGAGGTTTTTCACGCATTAGCTTTTTTAATAATGGATATATATTTGTCCCATTGATCTTAATGTTTATAAGTGCCCAGCCACTAGCCATGTATTATTTGTTGTTTAGAGGAAAACTACGGGAGATATTGAGAGATCCTCAACTTACTAGTTTCGTATTATTTACCATTATAGGTTTTATACTTATTTCAATTACTGTTGGAAATATTAATTCGGAAACATTGTTTCAGGTTATTTCAGCTCTTTCTACTACTGGGTTTTCAGCGATTAATAACAAGTTATTAAGCGATCCCGCCAAGTTCGCATTATCTATACTAATGATTATTGGTGCAGGTTTCGGCTCTACAGGTGGTGGTTTAAAACAGTTGAGGATCGTTATTATTTTTAAATCTATTCTTGCAAATATTAAAAGACTTTATATGCCTAAAGACGCTGTCATACAGGTTAAGATCAGGGATAAGGTTGTACCTAGTTTCGAAATAATGTTTGCTTATACTCTTCTAGGCATATACGTAATAGTTCTCATAGTTTCTGCATATATTGTCTCACTATATGGATACAGTATAGTCGATAGTTTTTTCGAGGTATCCTCTGCTCTAGCTACTACGGGTTTAAGCGTAGGTATATCTAGTCCAGCACTACCTATTATTCCTAAACTTATACTAATTATTGATATGTGGCTGGGAAGAGTC